The Brassica napus cultivar Da-Ae chromosome C1, Da-Ae, whole genome shotgun sequence DNA segment caaattgtccgaacgcgaccacaaaaaccttacactccgttcgtcgattggccccgacgaacacatcagccatcttaaacaaacgcaacttgatcactcttttgatcttcgaacgtccaacacaaggacgaaagctcgctacaaaaaaaatccgaaattttggtctagcacttctagttggcttaaaaattgtctctggaaagatgctcgattcgtaccatacaagtcatataagccgagaacctatcgcggactttaaatcggtatgaatcaggtagaaatcgcaacaggaaaatcgatagccggctagtcaccgcacaaaccttaaaaccgagagtaaacctaggtattgccctaaacccatcgcattggtctcagacatctcaaagacatgatatctaaacgatacgagatcctaaaacatgtctctccgttcatatctcaacgttcccgaaagttcgtaagaataaataattattacgaaaactcacgtctcgaacaaaccaacagattgaacgcctcaacgaagttaaatttgagaagacaactcatgtttacttcaaacccactcgaaacaaagtaactcaaacaaacatccagtatatatataaaccgcatagcggtagggtTCAAAGCCACcgacggccagtcccgataaaaataaaagcggccaaaacaggcccatacaaagttcgaaggccacactcggccggacATATATGAACGAACGACACACTTGGCCGCAGAATACTAGATaagggaaaaacttcttcccgtcaaacactcacctctcacagatcaaagttaaaattcccggacaaggaagctctgaacgcatccgcgggatagttcacttcctcatcgtcaccagcaaactcggtcgtggtctctacggtatcaggagaaaccgggatgggatcacAGAATCCCTGAATCCTCCCGTCGATCGGAGAAATGAGCGTCttagcgtgagcatgatccttcatgccgcccttcattaactccatctccatctccctctcgaaaacgtagtcatccgCCCGCGTCTTTCAAAGGCTCCCAACTGAACCACaacactcacggaagtcgcccagcgagttgaaatcatccttgaggttcccgtactcgacctggaattgagaggcgcgagtcttcatcacctcgacaattccctcttgcccttccgttccgccctacgaacagTCCTCGCATGATCACTAGCGAGTTGAgcatctcgcgccaacatctcgtctcgtatgcgagcaagatccttttccgcaTTCTctgctttaaagcgatagatcatggcttctctatggctcgcctcaatggccgatccaagcaagttcaagccctgtaaaaccgattgacacgttataagcaaaatatatatatacacttgaaacgatcgtcaaaattcttaaagtctataccccgttgatgatacgagatccttccatgacgactttcggcctccccgactcgttcgtggacggaggagcatcgaagcccgagggaagaccagcgaagaaatcatcaaagtccggaataacctcgctcgtaccgcttccatcgccgaaagcaaggtccggatcccatcttggaagcatgcaatcgtccaccgaaaactccaggtcaccgaggtcaatatctttccccttcgaagaattcAGCCCCGTCGCAACCGCGGGAGCAGCGTCGGGACCTTGGTCATCAGGCTCGGAATCACTCCCCGTTtccccgcccaaagcaggactaggatgcacaaacctcaacgcctttcgaactctcttcggcgtaaaggaagtccagaagaaaggaccgttcctgagcagatctctcaccgcgataatgtcctcaggaaacggagcaaggggattgatgaagggacaatcgttcggcaacctccggaacaatgggatacaactcttctcgacagacgcagcgtccacacgaacgaagaagaaaaacttattccacgagttgaagttagaagtaaaccccttaaccactgacatgaagttccgagggaccaacATGTACTTGTCCATATCCTTGATGATCTGCAACCTAAGAAGCGCTTCAAAATGATCGACGGTaagagagagaccatgctcatagctcaggatcaggactccaatgaggtgctggatgccaaggggattcagttggcttatcgccaccccgaaacgatccaacacacggacgataatttcgggaatcgggaaccacaaacgacagcgcactacgaatgcttcgtaacaagtaaagtaaccctctgggggactactagcgcgcTCTCCTTGGCAAGGAACCCTGAACTCCACCGCATCtgaaatatggtagaacgaccgcatgacctcaaggaattcgctagtactcctacttggtgcaTATTCCTCGACCGGGCgacggttcatgaccgggaacgatttctctttgggaggcgtgatcgaaccataacacgccacccaccatgcctcgttctcggccaggtctaccgaatgaggaacgaattctaTCTTTGGAACacgaagctcttcagaaacatttgcgggcaaggaccctttcttcgaactcctcttcttactcgacatctcgtgtttttcttttttttatcaagaaggaaataatagaaagaaagaaagaaaaaaaagaaagaatttttcaagaaacctcTCTATCAGGTTACCGTAGTCCTTTCGTTGGGAGGGGTTGAAGCGTTGTTGGGAGGGGTTGAATCCCATTAACGCTCTTATAATCTTGAATCATTGGACCAAAATCATGACCGTTCTTGTTCCGTCGAGAAAAGTGTCCACTAATTGGACCAAAagtcattttctttttatcttcAGTCTCACCCTCAAGTCTTCGGTCTGTCCTTCATCTCTGCCTTGCTCCGATTTAATTATCGCTCTCACGGCAAAGTTCTCCTTCTTTCTCTCGCAATTACTcttacaacttttttttcttccgaAAGGCTCCGTCTTTTGGGCTACCCTGGGCTTAGGTTTCTTTCAGGCCAGAGTAGATTTAGTTTAGGCTCTCTTAAAAGCAGTTACAAAATAAAcaggaaaaaagaagaagtcgttttcgacttgaaattttatttACCCTTACATTAATACATTCTGACATCAGCAAAACCTACGTTGCACAGAAACTTCATCGGATGTCCGCTTCTcgcttcggaaccggaatcggaatcggaaccttgtggaagcttgcggattctcgcttccaaaacgtttctaaaatattctctttaaaaaccggttggaagcttacgattccgtttcggaatcacgcttccgtttttttttaaagtgcaatgtatatcaataaaatataaaacaatagttttaatctatataaaaaaaattaatagtaatgaatattgagttataaatatacaaatattaaaaataatactataaattatctttatgcattgagattttttattaaagatatagcacatattgaaatatattgtgtcaattatttatgaagtattaaaaataattaatataatattttttgtaaacttaatttatgtgtatttttacagttttaatataaaatcatttcaaagttattataaatgaataaatgttttatttcaaatcatataatttttagttctattttttttttaaatttatatatatatatggatatacgcttccaacacgtacccgcttcctaatattttaaaaaatttcgcTTATGCGCTTCCTTACGCTTCCACTTCCACGTACCCacttccgtttccatgtaacattgAGCAAAACTGAATGAGACAAATTGTGGTACATCATTATTCAATGACGAACTAATAATTGTAAACGGTTAGTTATACTATTAATTACGAGAGAATGAAATGACATTGACTAATAAACTAATTGCAGCCTGTAGCATGCAGATTATGCATGTCGGCATGTAAGTTTTGAATTGGACAGATAGTGGTACAACGTTAGGGCATCTTAGAcaccaaattttgtgttaaaattGTACAAAATTTGGTGTTTTACTATCATATTCTTTTTGTCATCTCCAACTATAACAACAAATTAGAGTTTGACCCGCGCTCACGCGTAGaggtttatttttatttttttataaatatatatttattcgcATAAGTGATAacctatattttaaaatttattcgtttaaataattgtttaatatgaaatttctaagcacaataattttatagtttatattgtgtaattttattttgtcttgTAAACCATCAATTGTATCATcttatttttagaatatgatcCGTATATCCgcacaaatttatttttattttttatggatcaaaattttgtGATAATGTATAACAAAAGTTTTGTATGTTCTATTTAAAGATatgatgttatatattttatacttctCAATATTTATCATATTGAATTTACATTGgactattatttatatgaaaatatatgtaacataatatatttatatattaatctatatattaaataaatgattcaaTTTCtgtgaattttattttagttattacatatatagtaaaaatatattaatatagcttttaaaataatattgttcattaaatattttaaagttaggtagagaattaataagaaacaaaaagaataaaaaaggtAGGTTAATTAATATGGaattaattattatgtatatatggaattactaaaataattaccatataatgtatgtatttaatgactaaatgtatatatggaattaattatttccaaacacacacatatataataataaaataggaTAAGACAAAGAATACTTTAAACCTAGGTTTATTAACTATTTTTGTcatgattttttagttagaatttgattttggaaatgCATTAGTTAAAGAGGAAAAGATAAATAATCCTaaaagataatttatttaataatttcagTGGCATACAATTGTAAATAAGTTGAAAACTAAgggtattttatttttgtatttctcttttaataaaaaagatattaaaccaaaaataatattatatatttttgattttttcagttttaactattttatattttttgttatttgtgaTTGATAAATAGTTGTTTTATCATACTTAGATATTATGTTTgttaattatttgtaattttatgtttataaaatttatttacatttatatttataaaatttatttacatttatattttttggtttaacaaTATCATACctattatgtatttattttatataaaatattatattaaaacttacaaactattaattatgaaaagaacatatataacaaaataatatatttattttaatgaaatttgtaTTAGTTAGTAAAACAATTTTAACTGTATTTGAAGAATTCAATAGTATTACATAAAGTTAtaattatttactattaaatataattttgcaataatttaatattattcattactgattaaatataacgtaaataaagattataattgatattttaaaataaaaatatatcacaaTATAAAGTAAATGATAATAATCATTTAGTGATTTATtacttgaaaataaaataaaatataaaaaaattatgatattttttaaaaatatatataaagaaaatgataATAATCAATTAGTGATTtttacttgaaaaaaaaaaaatttgattatgtaaaaataattttaaaatacaaataatacatgatgtttatatttagttacgaatttgaaataattaataataataattgaattAAATTCTTAAATGaaacacaataaaatatattttaaatatttggtgTGAAGAATAGTGTTACACCAAATTCGGTGTAACATTGTTTACTTTACATCAAATTTAGTGAAATGGTGTAATTTTTGGTGTTTCATAGGAGATGAATATAcaacaaatttggtgttataGTGTCTCATTATAGTTGGCCATAGTGTCTAGCAAGTGGTGGTTATAAACGcatacaaaaaagtaaaaaagtcAAATAAATTCTATTAGAAAAAACTATCACAGATAttaaattttagggtttttagtgATAATTAAACTCTATCGACTATTTTTGGATCGTAGAAAAAATCCtcaactaattttttaatgttttaaccGTTCAACTTACAAACTGTTAACGTCTGTCACCCTCCATGTATAATTCTATAATGAAAGGTAACTGGTGGCGAAGCCAGTGCAGCAACTAAGAGCACGTCCATCGGCAGCTTCTAACttgggttttaaaaaaaaaaaaatattaaaataataaaaagaagcaaaagagaGTAGATTGGATTCTTAAAGTGGAGCTTTTAGTACAGCTTCTGATCGTCCAAGTCTCGTTTGGCAACTTCTGAATggttaacttttttaaaaagaaataaattttaattccaAAATTACACatgattaaattattattacttttgaTATTGGAACCTGTTTTAAAGATACTTGCGGATGGAGTTGGCCTAAGGGGGCagttttagaaatattaaatatttggtaTGCCAAAACACAATAAATCAGCAAGAAAAGATAGTTATAGTGTTGTTGTGCACCCCTTATATCTCAGGTTCAACACACCCTATGGCATTTATCAGGTGTACacccattaaaatatttttctgcatTTGCCACTGAAGGTGACCTACGTTGACGATTGAAGGTGACATAcgttaaaacattaaaaaaaatagttgagaGTTTTTCTTCCgatttaaaaatagttgaaGGATTTAATTACTCAAACAGATTTTTCCACAAAttggtttaagaaaaaaaaataagttgatttttttctagttatcaaatattttttgttaactaAGAACACTTTAGGTTAGACAAAATAATTGTAAACTGACAGTGGGACAGTCTTAGCCTAAGTACATAAATAACGGGACTGTAAAATCCAACTAAAAAAATTGGTTATCGGATAATACGTATTCCAAGTAAGAAAGTTCGATTTACAACCGTTGcaaaattatatgaaaagaaGATAGAGTCTGTTGGAACTAgtaaaatatattctttttgtagagaatgagtTAGGCCACTGAAAATGTCAAGGCATCTTTACAAAGGATTTTTTAAGATTCCTCACCAAGCCGGACACCTAATGACGGGTTTCATATTTGGCTTAGTCAAATATCACCATCAAATGGCCAACCTCATttcctaaaatatttttcttaactaGTTCTCGCATACCCGATTTTCTTTTCGTATAATCCTGTAATAATTGCTAATCAAACATTTCTTACTTGGAATCCACATAATCCTATAAACAAATTTTCTTTAATCCAAACCCGCATGATCAAACATTTCTTACTTGGAACCCGCATAATCCGATGAACTTACATTTTACAGTCattttttaaacacaaatatttgatatttagaGAAAAACCAACTCCTTTATTctttatttaaatcaatttatttaaaatgtattttagtaattaaaactctaaactatttttcagtTGGAAGAAAACTCATCGATTaagtttttaatgtttaaaccGTTAACGTCTGTCACCTTTCGTTACAAAATTTTGGATAGAAGGTGACAGACGTTAATAGTTTGTAAGTTGAGGgttgaaacattaaaaaattagttgaaGTAATAGTGGATGAGATTTATCacttaaaaccctaaaacttccattttttatatgtatagttataaaatatatatatattcacaaaatatttaaatgttcaACGAATTTTTAGTATTCAATAATTGAAGTTTACTTGGACACCGAAGAGATTATAAATCATAGGTTCAGaaaatccatatatatatatatatatatatatataaagaaaaggaaaaaaaaaaaaaatagggaaGGAAAAAAAACTAGAAGTAAGCACTGAAGCGAATTGGTAAGTCTCACTTTTCATCCGTGAAGATTCTGTTCGAATTTTCTAATATTTGGTCTGGTTTGACACTCATTATTGCTTTAATGACTATGTTATCTGCGTCTTTTGGTTTAAAATCAAGAACTGACAAGAGAATTAATTAATCTGCAGATATCAGAAATTACAGTATTTGGTTTGATTATAGAATGTCTAACCATTCAGCTCCATTGTTAGCTAGGGGGCATTTAGATCCCATGGATCAAGACTTGAACCAAAACTCATTAACTTcttcaagaaaaagaagattgCGTCGTTGTAGAAGCGCTCCTCGGGGTGATTGTATGTacaatgatgatgaagatgtcaAAACCGACGAACCACCTCCTCATCGGAGTATAATCCCAATGTTCAGGGATCTAAACCCGAATCTCAGGGAAGTGATCTTGTTCTTTGTTTTATACCTAACCACTGGTACACTCTGTTTCTACCTCGTGAGAAACCAGATCTCCGGTAATAAGACCAACGGTGTGTTGGATGCCGTCTATTTCTGTGTTGTAACAATGACAACCGTTGGATATGGTGATCTTGTCCCTAGTAGTTCAACCTCAAGGCTACTTGCTTGTGCGTTTGTCTTTTCGGGAATGGTCCTTGTGGGTCACCTTTTAAGTCGAGCAGCAGATTACTTAGTGGAGAGGCAAGAGACTTTGCTTGCTAAGGCTTTCGATTTGCGCAAAACAGTTGGTCCAACAGAAATTCTCAAGGAGTTGCATACTAAGTTGAGACACAAATGCTATGTGACATTTCTTGTCCTTGTAGTTCTCGTCCTTGTCGGTACGATTTTCCTTGTAATGTTTGAGAAAATGCCGGTTATTGAAGCTTTGTACTGTGTTTGTTCCACCGTTACAACATTGGGTTATGGAGATAGGAGCTTTAACTCGGGAACCGGACGTCTTTTCGCTGTGTTTTGGATCTTGACGAGCACGATATGTTTGGCTCAGTTTTTCCTCTATGTAGCTGAGCTAAATGCAGAAACCAAACAGAGAGAGTTAGTGAAATGGGTTTTAACAAGGAGAATCACAAACAATGATCTCGAAGCAGCTGATCTTGATGGAGATGGAGTTATCGTGTGAGACATCAGACAAATTCTCTCATCTTGTTTCCTTTGACTTCTTCTTATCTTTGTCTTTTGTGCCTTGCAGAGCTGCGgagtttatattatataaactaaaagaAATGGGGAAGATTGATGAGGAAGATATTGATGGGATATTGCAAGAGTTTGAGCAACTTGATTACGATGATTCGGGAACTCTGACGAATTCTGATCTCATTCTTGCTCAAACGACGTCTTAGATACAAAGGTAAGCATACTTCTTTAGTTATTATACCTGCACACGACCAAACAAAAAGCAAAAAGAATGTACAGTTTTGggtctgtgtgtgtgtgtgttttaatgtAATGCCACACACTCAGTTTTTTATTGTTACTTGATGCGTAAGTTTACATATATACTGTGTATATGAGTTTACACAAGTACTTTGTTTAAGCAAGATGAATCTTGCTATTGATCTGATATGAAGCTCTGATTTTTCCATTGATGTTATGCTCCTTTAGACCAAACTTTAAAGAACAGCAGACCAAACTAAAAGTCAGAAAGATCTTTGCATTACTCTAAGAGTACTTTGACCAATAATTCAAGATTGTTTTCTCGAAGGACAGGTGATAATGATGGTTTTATTGCTTTGTAATTCCTGGCATTCTGATACACGTTGTCCCTAGGATCTTACTTTTAACATTAACTAAACTTTGACCAGCGATTTGAAAACGCGAAATTATCTTTGCTGGCATATTTATTAATCTCtatgtttgtttattaataCTAGAGTctttcccgggctacgcccgggtttattttcattaattttaaaatagtatgtTAGTATATTTAAAGATATAGTATATACTGGAAActatgataaatataaattactaaaataaaatttaattattagaaTGCAAAcagaaataattataaaatatattatattatcacagtaaaaaaaaggttaaaatctcaatcattttaaattttgatttcgtAACTCCTCTGTTCATTATATCTTTTTGATTCGTATTGTATAATTAGTGGCTAATAGTTTAAGTTCTTACCAAGTAAACTAAACTTTCTAGAAGTatgcatgaaaaataaaatggggTTGCTgaaatttttttccaaatttaaaaaagttagatacaataaatattttcttttgtaaatacCTTGATAATAggtaaaaagataatttcttattgagtatttttctgaaattttataaatgttgaaaaaatataatagttttcaAAGGTGATTGGTAAGTACTCTGAATGCTTTCCATACTTTTTCACAACTAATCTaatttaccaatcatgctttaagaaaataatttaaaggtACAATTCAAAAGTTAAACTGAAAATAGATTGGCTatgaaaatcatttttttaagaacttaTATTTAGTGCTTTGAAAGTTATTGATATAAATCTACATCAATAGATTATACAGCTACAacattttgtttttacaaatttaCAGCTTATATTCTAAAGCAAATAATTAAGCTTACAGCTACAAAGACTAAATATCTCCACTaaatatgatttttcttttgtctttctctgctaaatattatcttttaaaatattattcgtTTTCATGAGATTCATGTTTTTCATCATCGATTTCCAAGAATAAAGATAAAAGATATTATAGATTTAGATATTAGATACGTGAATTCTCCTATTGACTCCCATTAAGGGAAAAAAATACATGTTACATTCGAAATAgtctatttacatataaatcaaagattattttcatttatataaatcagTTTCATCGAGGAATACTCATAGAGAAAATGTATGTACAATAGTTGAGAGATATGAAAGAGAACCTTTCGATTTCAGTTCCCATATCAATAGCCATGTTCTTGAGTTCGCCGAGTAGATCACTTAGATCTGCAAGCCCATCGTCCTGCTTTGCTTTCTCTATCTGTTAATACAGCAGACACAGCATGATTCTTAGATATACTggcaaacaaaaacagaacatTTGAGATCACAGATCCACACCTCTATTTTCTGATAAGCATCAGCGGATTCAGGGAGAGGTTCATTGGTTCTTGAATCTGGTTTAGGTAGCTGGTTCAGCCCTAGCTTTTCTCTAGTCTCTAAGTTGTTAACTCTTCTCTTAGGGGATTCACCTTCtcagaagaacaaaaaaaatggagGAGTTAGGTGAAGTAACAAAGCAAAAGAGATTCATTTCTTAAGAAGAGGCATACCTCTAGTTATGACAGGACCGGTTATAGACCGAGTCTTTTTAGGCTTCCAGGTCCTTGAGAAAATGCTTCCGAGGCTTCCAAGAAGTTTCTCACCCTGAaaccaaaacacaaaacataacaataagtttctcataatttataaaaatctcaATCTCATCTCTTTTTACCCGAGTGAGATCATGATCGAGGTCAACAGCCTTGTGGTGAGTCCTTGTGATTTTCTCTCCTTGCTCATTCAACATAACCAAAGTCCTGGTAGCATCTTATCTTATCCCTTGCGCTACTTTCAAACACCCTTGCACGGTCTTGGTGGTCTCATCGGACTTGTACACAGCATAACTCTCAAGTTCTTGAACCGTCTGGTTCTCCACGCCTCCTGATTCACGGAAATGATTCTTGAAAGAAGGTTTCAATCTCTTCTCAACCTCCTCCTCATCGTCAGCATCGTCAAAAGGGTTGAAGCTGTGATTCTTCTTAGTAGTAGGTAGGGAAGGTTGAGGGGAGATCTTGTTTGATGGCTTTCAAGGTGTGCTTTTTATTGCCATCTGATTCATCATCTGAATCAAAAGGATTCGACTTGGAGgcagaagcagaagaagaaggctTATGATGCTTGGAAAGTGTTTCCAGAGGCTTCTTCAACCCAAACATTGTGatccaaacctgaaaaaaactcTCGTTGCAAGAATCCAAAAGTCTATACGAACGATGTTGTAGAACCCTCGCCGCCGTCCAGCCTGACACGAACCGCTAAACTCGGTCGGAAAACATCTCGAAGAGGTTGAAACCGGGAGACCCCGAGATGATGTGGAACTTGAGATCCCGGTGGAAGACGCTGCGTGAGTGGCAGTAACCGACGGCGGAGATGAGGTGGTGGAAGTAGCGGCGGCTGAGATCCTTGGAGGTGATAGGGGATTTCCCATCTGGTTTCATCGCCATAGATTTAGCTTAGAGAAGTTCTAGGGTTTGATTTGTACACAGGAAGAAAATGAGTATATAAAGAAGgaaaagagaaaaccaaaacgaaatcataaagaaaaaattgaTTGATCGTGGAGTATTGATTATGCAGAAGTGGATCAATAAAACTGAATCACTGTGGTATCAagcgaagaagacgaagaggtAGAGCCGTAAATCTCGAGACTTCCGTCTCAAACGTAACTCAATAATCTGACGTGTTTTAATGAAATGTTGTGATTGGATGATTTAATTGTCCTACGTGGACACACTCTCTGATGCTCATATAAcccttttaatatagtatagatgTTTAGACCTAGGCATTTGGTTTTGGTTGTagttcaaaattaattttttttttcaattcggTTCTATTTTGGTTTCCTTTTTAATTGGTTTTTGGTTCGAGAGATATAGGAACCGTacaattatttatgaatttggaTGTCGGTTATTAGTTTCTGGTTGGATAATAATGTTAAGAACCCACTAATATTTTGATTTCAATTCGGTTCTAATTTGATTCttggttttggataattttgaataatttgggtaaaaattaatatttgaatttttatataagatatcaGATAGCTCGGATAAATTTAGATACTCcaggtaaaaaaatatttgggttATTCAGTTATATCGGGAAATcatagtaatttttaatattcgGAGAGAAAGTAATAAAATAATCTGGTATTTTGTATAGTTCGGTTTATAGGTAGTAT contains these protein-coding regions:
- the LOC106377887 gene encoding two-pore potassium channel 1-like isoform X1, whose amino-acid sequence is MSNHSAPLLARGHLDPMDQDLNQNSLTSSRKRRLRRCRSAPRGDCMYNDDEDVKTDEPPPHRSIIPMFRDLNPNLREVILFFVLYLTTGTLCFYLVRNQISGNKTNGVLDAVYFCVVTMTTVGYGDLVPSSSTSRLLACAFVFSGMVLVGHLLSRAADYLVERQETLLAKAFDLRKTVGPTEILKELHTKLRHKCYVTFLVLVVLVLVGTIFLVMFEKMPVIEALYCVCSTVTTLGYGDRSFNSGTGRLFAVFWILTSTICLAQFFLYVAELNAETKQRELVKWVLTRRITNNDLEAADLDGDGVIVAAEFILYKLKEMGKIDEEDIDGILQEFEQLDYDDSGTLTNSDLILAQTTS
- the LOC106377887 gene encoding two-pore potassium channel 1-like isoform X2; this encodes MDQDLNQNSLTSSRKRRLRRCRSAPRGDCMYNDDEDVKTDEPPPHRSIIPMFRDLNPNLREVILFFVLYLTTGTLCFYLVRNQISGNKTNGVLDAVYFCVVTMTTVGYGDLVPSSSTSRLLACAFVFSGMVLVGHLLSRAADYLVERQETLLAKAFDLRKTVGPTEILKELHTKLRHKCYVTFLVLVVLVLVGTIFLVMFEKMPVIEALYCVCSTVTTLGYGDRSFNSGTGRLFAVFWILTSTICLAQFFLYVAELNAETKQRELVKWVLTRRITNNDLEAADLDGDGVIVAAEFILYKLKEMGKIDEEDIDGILQEFEQLDYDDSGTLTNSDLILAQTTS